The Verrucomicrobiota bacterium sequence CCTGGAGCAGGTGTCCGCCGTCGCCAACTGCACGCTCACCGCGCCCGTGCCGCCCACGCAACAACGCGAGGCGGTGTTCTTCGCGGGCCAACTGCTCACGACCGCGCTCAGCAGCACCGACCCGTTGCTCACCGTACTCAACAACGGCAACAACACCTTTTACTCCGCCACCAGCGCCACGGTGGATCCGAGCGGGATGGTCGCGTTGCATTTCAACACCGGCCCCGTGCCGCTGCTCGTGCAGGCGCTGACGAACAACACCTGGCTCGACATCGCCGTGATCCGGCCCGACTCGAATCTGGTTTATTGGGTTTCGTATCCCGCGTGTCTCATCGGCCCGCTGCCGTATTTCCGGGGTTACACCGTGAACCTGCCCGCGACGGACGCCAATTGCGACCAGCACGTCGCCCGCGCGGCGGACAATGGCCCGGTCGCGCCGGTGCGCGTGCGCTTCAAACTCACGGAACGCACCCGCGAATATCGCGTCTATCGCCGGGCGGGCGAGGGGCCATTGACGCTCTTCGCGCAAGGCCCGGCGGCTTACGATCCGGCGAATCCGAACAAGCTCATTGAATCGAAAGACGAGGCCATGCCCACGAGTCCGACGCGGCTTTGCTACTTTGTGCAGACGCTCGACGAACATGGCAACGGCAGCCCGCTCGCATTCATCGGTTGCAAGCCCGTCGGCAGTTTGCCCAAGCCCGTGCTCGCGGAACCGCAACCCATCGGCACTGTCAACACTCCCCAAATGATGTTGAGCTGGTTCTGCCCCACGTCGGGTGTGGCGCGTTTTCAATTGAAAGTCCATCGTGTGGATCCGCCCAAGCCTGGGGGAGGCATCAACTTGAACGACCCGGTGCTCACGGTTTATGTGCCCTACAACAAGCAGGCGAGTTATCTCGGCCTCAACAAAAAGCATAAAGCCGCGCGGCAACTCTACGACGAAGCCCATCTCACCCCGCTGGTCGGTCCGGGCTTTGGCCCCGGCCCCAAGTTCACGCTCAACGTGAATGTGCTGCCGAACGCGACTTACGATGTTTCCGTCGCCGCCGTGGATAGCCAGGGTAAGGTCTGGGACAGTTCGGAAAACTGGCAGTTCACCTGGACGCCGCCGGTGGTGCCCGTGACCGTGCCGTGGCCAGCGCGGCCTCCGCCGCCGGTGAATGGCTTCGATTCGACTTCGCCGGCCGACACGTCGCTGCCCTACGCGCCGCGCGTCCAGGCGAAGGTGTTTTACGATTCCGATTTCATCGCGCCCAACCCGCGTTACCCCGTCGGCGTGCGCATCGGGGAGTTAAGCCTCACTGGGGGGCCGAACAATAACGCGTGGACGGAATTCAACAACGACTACTTGAGCTATTACACGGGCACGGCGGAGAACGTGAGTCAGCAGAGCGCCGATCCGAACGCCGGCGTGTTCCGGTCGCGCAGCTCGGCGCGGGCCGGCCAGGCGTTGCTGCCGTTCGTGCTGTATCGCGAGCAACTGACCAACGCGCTCTTCCCGCGTGTGTCCGGCGACATCACGCAAGTCTCGCCGCTGATCGAACGCGTGCCGTGGAAGGTCGGCCCCAACAACGGTCAGGTGACGATTCCGGACCGGTTGTTCGCGGGGCAGGAAGAATACTACGCCCCAAAGTACTATTTCTTTTTCTACGTGCGCGACCTGCAACCGGTGCAGCGCGGCGCGAAATACCGCTACTACGTCGTGCGCTTCAACGCCCAACGCGAAGTGGAGGAAACCATCCCGGCCGGCGACGTGGAGCCGCCGTTGAACAATAACTAGAGCCGATGAGCAACGTGTGAAATCCGAAATCCGAAATCCGAAATCCGACCCGCTGCGACGGCGCGACAGCGCGGCGAGAAGAAGCCCGAAGGCCGAAATCCGAACCGGCCGCCCGCCGGTGGCTGGATCATTCGGCCTTCGGATTTCGGATTTCGGATTTGCGTTGACGTGTGTCGCGCTCTTGTTTTTCTGCGCGCCGGCCCTTGCCGCCATCGTTTACGAAACGCCCGCCGAGTTCCTCACCTCCGGCGATTTCAATGGCGACGGCCTCCCCGATGTGCTCGTGCTGGACAAAGCGATCGGCAACGCGCGAGTCGGTTATCAAGACAACGCCGGCGTGCTCACTTGGTCCGCGCCGCTCGTGTCGGGCGTCGAGAACGCCAGCGGTTGTGGCATCGGCCGCTTACTGCAATCGGGCCGCGACGCGTTCGCCGTCACGGCGCCGGATTTCAATCGCATCGCGCTGATGGACGTGAGTAACAGCGTGCCGGTGATCATTCTGCCGGGCGACCCGGCGGCGACGAACGGGCTGATTGCCGCGTGGGATTTCTTCAGCCTGCCGGCGACCACGGTCTCGACGGCCACGCCCGCCACGATTGCCGCAACCGTCGGGACGGGAACGCTGGATATCTCGGCCTTCGGTCTGGGCAGTCCACAGGGCAGCAACCCGGAACGGACTTCGTTCAGCGGGACGACACTGAACGCATTTCCGGGATCGGTGGATGGAAATCCCGGAACGGCTTTGGCGCTGGCGAACAGTTCGGCCAACGGCAAGTCGTTGATCGTAAGTTTCAGCATGTCCGGTCATCAGGACCTGGTGGTTTCGTTCGACACGCGCGGCACTTCAACCGGTTTCACTTCCGGCACGTGGGCCTGGAGCACCGATGGAATCAATTACACGACGCTCACCGGCGTGAACACCGCTACGACAAACACCACCTTCAGCACGGCGACCGCCGACTTCTCCGCGGCGACCGGTTCGAACAATGCGGCCACGGCCTACCTGCGCTACACCCTGTCCGGCGCCACCACCGCCGGCGGCAACAACCGCATTGATAATGTTCAACTCAACGCATCGCCGCTGGTGCCGCAGGACCTGGGCCCGCATGCGTTGGCCGGTCTGACCGCGCCCTACGGAACCAACTCCGCTTTTGATCGCCTCCTTTGCGCCAGTTCGCTGAATTCGACGCCGACCGAACGGCTGCATTTGATCAGCTTGAACGCGGGCACGGTCGTTTCTTCGGACGAGCACTCCGAAACCGCGCCGCTGGAGCGGATCAACGCCCTGCCCATCGCCAACCTGACGTTCGCCGTGGGCATGGCGCGCGGCGCGACAAACGACGCTCTGCATCTCTGGCAGTTCACGAACTCCGCGAGCGTCATCGGCCTGTTGAGCAACCTCCTGCCGGGCAGCGATTACGCGTTCGGCCGATTCAACGACGAAGCACTGCCGCGTTTCTGGTTTTATGTTCCCGGCGGAACGAACGTGAGCATCCGCTCCCTCGTGACCAGCGGCGCGGGTTTTGGTTTCAGCGCGCCCGTGACGCTCAACTTCACGCAGGCGGTCGAACACGTTTACGTCACCGGGGCGAGCAACGACAGCAGCGCGATCATTCAATTTGGCGATGGCATTCAGGGCGCGCGGCTGCCCGGTGGGTCGCCGAGCCTGGCGTCTAGATACGGGACGGGCGCGAGCGGGCATGTCACCGGCGTCGCCGCGCTCGACGACGGAAAATTTGTTCTCCTGAGCGCGCCGACCGGCTCAGTCTCGTCCGTGGGCGCGCAAGTGATGACGTTCGACGGCACGAACTACACGCAGATCAGTTCCAACAGTCTGCCGGCGGTCACGACGCGCAACACGCGCGCGACCGTGTGGCTGTTTCAATCCGAGCCGTTCACCAACACCGCCGCCACGCTCATCGCGTCGTTCAGCGTGCCGGACTGGAGCAGCGGTGTGTTTGGCGTGCCCGGTTCACTCTCGGTCCGCGCGGAAAATGATTCCGGCGCGGCGTCGGGTCTCGGCAGTCCGGCCACGAATAATCTCGGCGTGCCGCCGGCCGGGACGGCATACGCCCTGCCCGACCAATATCGTGACGACATTTCCTTCTTCACTTATGCGCCGCCGCGTCCCGTCGAGCCGGTCGTCATCACCATTGCGCCGCCGCCGGGCGCGTACGGCGGACCGATCCAGATTTCTTTCATCAAACAGAACGCCGCGCACCAAGTTCTCTATCGCACTGGGACGGCGGACAGTTGGAAATTGTATGCCGCGCCTTTCGCGCTGACGAACGACGCGACGATTCAATATTACGGCAACGTCCCTGGCGGCACGCGGGGACGATTGCAATTCGCCAGCTACACGATGGGCCGGGCCGACAGCGTGAGCGAACCGCCGGTGAAGTTGCCGGGCAGCGATACCAACACGCCACCGGTCGTGAATCCGAACGTGCCGCTCCCCTCCATCCACGGCACGGCGTTTTATGGACGTCGTGGCAGCAATACCGTCCCGACGATTTGGGCGATCAATCTGGATGGCAGCGGCGAAACCTTCCTCACCACGGGTCGCGAGCCGCGCGTGTCGCGCGACGGACGCTGGATGGCGTTCTGGCGCGAAAATGATCCGCTGACGAATCAGTTCAGCCTGTGGTTGCGCGAAGTGCCCACCGGAGAGGAAAACCGCTGGCACACGAGCAGCGCCCGCTACGTCGGTTGCGA is a genomic window containing:
- a CDS encoding PD40 domain-containing protein, with the protein product MKSEIRNPKSDPLRRRDSAARRSPKAEIRTGRPPVAGSFGLRISDFGFALTCVALLFFCAPALAAIVYETPAEFLTSGDFNGDGLPDVLVLDKAIGNARVGYQDNAGVLTWSAPLVSGVENASGCGIGRLLQSGRDAFAVTAPDFNRIALMDVSNSVPVIILPGDPAATNGLIAAWDFFSLPATTVSTATPATIAATVGTGTLDISAFGLGSPQGSNPERTSFSGTTLNAFPGSVDGNPGTALALANSSANGKSLIVSFSMSGHQDLVVSFDTRGTSTGFTSGTWAWSTDGINYTTLTGVNTATTNTTFSTATADFSAATGSNNAATAYLRYTLSGATTAGGNNRIDNVQLNASPLVPQDLGPHALAGLTAPYGTNSAFDRLLCASSLNSTPTERLHLISLNAGTVVSSDEHSETAPLERINALPIANLTFAVGMARGATNDALHLWQFTNSASVIGLLSNLLPGSDYAFGRFNDEALPRFWFYVPGGTNVSIRSLVTSGAGFGFSAPVTLNFTQAVEHVYVTGASNDSSAIIQFGDGIQGARLPGGSPSLASRYGTGASGHVTGVAALDDGKFVLLSAPTGSVSSVGAQVMTFDGTNYTQISSNSLPAVTTRNTRATVWLFQSEPFTNTAATLIASFSVPDWSSGVFGVPGSLSVRAENDSGAASGLGSPATNNLGVPPAGTAYALPDQYRDDISFFTYAPPRPVEPVVITIAPPPGAYGGPIQISFIKQNAAHQVLYRTGTADSWKLYAAPFALTNDATIQYYGNVPGGTRGRLQFASYTMGRADSVSEPPVKLPGSDTNTPPVVNPNVPLPSIHGTAFYGRRGSNTVPTIWAINLDGSGETFLTTGREPRVSRDGRWMAFWRENDPLTNQFSLWLREVPTGEENRWHTSSARYVGCDWELGNTNLIFATDGVFWRIGVNEPPVAFPLSRDPQQGAPSVNPVDGRVALQVIYPVSPGLYLAPSNLTSRQNLGLLSILGPRWPAWSPDGQRIAMADAPSGSTAIDAGHDLWIVELGAQTNVYQITALTGGADGFPNGAVWKPNGEALVTAGTIFGTNGLWVLPLTPNGTDCDGPPLLLPTSPGDPIDFAGSVVGSLPQVSYTNLGLFIRLEPNVVVVYWSTNYDGFTLESAANLPAGFTWTPVSGPYFRAGPNFEYRESRAALQPRKFFRLRYPGILYLTPPEPELEIHREPNAAVLNWPLNYVGYTLEATPSLSPPAVWTPLNGPYLNTNGVFEYRRTLPGPPQEFYRLRWP